Proteins from one Sphaeramia orbicularis chromosome 17, fSphaOr1.1, whole genome shotgun sequence genomic window:
- the epb41l3b gene encoding band 4.1-like protein 3b isoform X4, with product MTTETGADSEAKQQQQQPQEKEETEKGKAKAAARTASPQNQPEQLPAAAGHSTPARKEQSQEPQEEDQVSHRSSTSRLSRSPLRGVKKVKIMQCKVTLLDGSDYTLSVEKRAKGHVLFDKVCDHLNLLEKDYFGITYRDIENQKNWLDPSKELKKQIRTGPWNFSFNVKFYPPDPSQLTEDITRYYLCLQLRDDVVSGRLPCSFATHTVLGSYTVQSELGDYDPEELGSDYISELRFAPNQTKELEEKVMELHKTYKGMTPAVAEMHFLENAKKLSMYGVDLHHAKLVGSLYECLAPSEGEDSEGVEIMLGVCASGLLIYRDRLRINRFAWPKILKISYKRNNFYIKIRPGEFEQFESTIGFKLPNHRAAKRLWKVCVEHHTFFRLVSPEAPPKKFLSLGSKFRYSGRTQAQTRRASSQIIRPAPFFERSSSKRYNMSRSLDGAPIMENHETLMKDNTADRAAKVIAKGDIITTVTTEKKAEEEKAEQEDAQMEIAETPEPADTTPLRQDTKSSPHVYTTVPLRSELSLPSSPVSSTKVRRRRRENARKRASSVSPAKSSVGCRRRQAHADRKAALLEEQALLLSARKQRLEQGKRRGGTLFSFSLHLPDLSSFLDEDGYITFPDLSEMRFLPECAQNFLPIKSPSLIPCFLFIFFFLLSTSFSVPYALTLSFPLALCLCYLEPKAASLTASIAQGYHDHDSSEEEETDSEQTDFAFDGEMTATESEADEDSEMRTQTQDEQPEGEETKEEVEPKATEGKGYLVKYVVDSLVTDGATSSGPHGISLSTTMDDDVFMDGTLREVEEKTPDSQDEVSERSTVKVSPGAVRQEVSQAISDKRGTLIILKEAEDKTDAEDGVASGLDEKEEPAIPGDIEAVENESEDIREDTAAVTDAEITVTKTLSPKIEIKTDDMTQIKGIDSPKKAMASWISEVVTTAQGSDPVCVSTKEVKQHETTEETKQTANIFTFEQVQTELTKSSMTHITVTESSTASLAVSTLGWVSSSQKTSPDPEQKTVETVETVETKAAPAESTGPMSPEVCTKETPVIHTETKTITYEAAEVDTNGDADPGVLLSAQTITSETTSTTTTTHITKTVKGGVSETRIEKRIVITGDADIDHDEALAQAIKEAKEQHPDMSVTKVVVHKETEITPEEGED from the exons AAACGAGCCAAGGGCCATGTGCTCTTCGATAAAGTTTGTGATCACCTCAATCTGCTGGAGAAGGACTACTTTGGCATCACATACAGAGATATAGAAAATCAGAAG AATTGGCTAGACCCTTCCAAGGAGCTGAAGAAGCAGATCAGGA CTGGTCCCTGGAACTTTTCTTTCAATGTGAAATTTTACCCTCCAGATCCCTCTCAGCTCACTGAGGACATCACAAG GTACTACCTGTGCCTGCAGCTCAGAGATGATGTGGTTTCCGGCCGCCTGCCATGCTCCTTCGCCACCCACACGGTGCTGGGATCCTACACGGTGCAGTCTGAGCTCGGAGACTATGACCCAGAGGAGCTGGGCAGCGACTACATCAGCGAACTGCGCTTtgcaccaaaccagaccaaagaGCTTGAGGAGAAGGTTATGGAGCTCCACAAGACCTACAA GGGGATGACACCAGCCGTCGCAGAGATGCACTTTCTGGAAAATGCCAAGAAGCTGTCTATGTACGGCGTGGACCTTCATCATGCCAAG TTGGTAGGGAGTCTCTATGAATGCTTGGCTCCATCTGAGGGAGAG GACTCTGAGGGTGTGGAGATCATGTTGGGAGTTTGTGCCAGTGGCCTCCTCATCTACAGGGACAGGTTGCGGATCAACAGATTTGCATGGCCCAAAATCCTCAAGATCTCCTACAAGAGGAACAACTTTTACATCAAAATCCGGCCTGGCGAG TTTGAGCAGTTTGAAAGCACAATTGGTTTCAAGCTCCCGAATCATCGTGCTGCCAAAAGGCTGTGGAAGGTCTGTGTTGAACATCACACCTTCTTCAG GCTCGTGTCCCCTGAGGCTCCCCCAAAGAAGTTCCTGAGCCTCGGCTCCAAGTTTCGCTACAGCGGCAGAACACAGGCTCAGACCCGCAGAGCCAGCTCTCAGATCATCAGACCTGCTCCATTCTTTGAGCGCTCCTCCAGCAAACGCTACAACATGTCCCGCAGCTTAGATGGAG CGCCCATCATGGAGAACCACGAGACTTTGATGAAGGACAACACCGCTGACAGGGCTGCCAAAGTCATCGCCAAGGGAGACATCATCACCACAGTAACAACAGAGAAGAAGGCAGAGGAAGAGAAGGCTGAGCAGGAGGATGCCCAGATGGAGATTGCAGAGACGCCAGAACCTGCAGATACAACACCACTCAGACAAGACACAAAG AGCTCCCCTCATGTGTACACAACTGTCCCCCTCCGCTCTGAGCTTTCACTCCCCTCATCTCCTGTTTCATCGACTAAAGTACGGCGGCGGCGCAGGGAGAATGCACGCAAACGGGCCTCATCAGTCAGTCCGGCCAAGAGCAGCGTCGGGTGCCGGCGCCGGCAGGCCCACGCGGACCGTAAAGCAGCCCTGCTGGAGGAGCAGGCGCTGCTGCTCTCCGCACGCAAACAGAGGCTGGAGCAGGGCAAACGCCGTGGTGGCACGCTCTTCTCCTTCTCCCTGCACCTCCCTGACTTGTCCTCCTTCCTGGATGAGGATGGCTACATTACCTTTCCCGATCTGTCAGAGATGCGCTTTCTCCCTGAGTGCGCGCAGAACTTCCTGCCCATTAAATCACCCTCGCTCATCCCCTGCTTCCTCTTCATATTCTTCTTCCTGCTGTCCACCTCCTTCTCTGTCCCCTATGCCCTCACACTGTCCTTCCCTCTGGCGCTGTGCCTCTGCTACCTGGAGCCCAAGGCAGCCTCCCTGACCGCCTCCATAGCCCAGGGCTACCATGACCATGACAGttcagaggaagaggag ACTGACAGCGAACAAACTGACTTTGCCTTTGACGGAGAGATGACTGCCACAGAG TCGGAAGCAGACGAGGACTCTGAGATGCGGACTCAG ACTCAAGATGAGCAGCCTGAGGGAGAGGAGACAAAAGAGGAAGTGGAGCCTAAAGCTACTGAg GGGAAAGGATATCTGGTGAAATACGTGGTGGATAGTTTGGTAACAGATGGGGCCACCTCCTCGGGGCCTCACGGGATCAGTCTGTCAACCACTATGGATGATGACGTTTTCATGGATGGGACCCTCAGGGAGGTTGAGGAGAAGACTCCCGATTCCCAGGATGAGGTATCGGAAAGGTCAACAGTGAAAGTCAGTCCTGGAGCTGTCAGACAGGAAGTGTCCCAGGCCATCAGCGACAAGAGAGGGACTCTGATCATCCTGAAGGAAGCGGAGGACAAAACGGACGCAGAGGACGGAGTCGCAAGTGGTTTAGATGAAAAAGAGGAGCCTGCTATCCCTGGAGACATTGAAGCTGTGGAGAATGAGTCTGAAGATATCAGAGAAGACACTGCCGCTGTCACAGACGCTGAAATCACAGTAACCAAGACGCTGAGTCCGAAGATAGAGATAAAAACTGATGACATGACTCAGATTAAAGGTATTGACTCACCCAAGAAGGCCATGGCTTCGTGGATTTCTGAGGTGGTGACGACAGCACAGGGGTCAGATCCTGTTTGTGTGTCGACCAAGGAAGTGAAGCAGCATGAAACTACTGAGGAGACGAAGCAGACAGCCAACATCTTTACCTTTGAACAAGTCCAGACGGAGCTGACAAAGTCCAGCATGACTCACATCACAGTTACTGAATCTTCAACAGCATCCTTAGCAGTG TCTACTCTTGGATGGGTTTCCTCTTCTCAAAAG ACGTCACCTGATCCAGAACAGAAGACTGTGGAGACTGTGGAGACTGTGGAGACGAAGGCAGCACCAGCCGAGTCAACAGGGCCAATG AGTCCTGAGGTGTGTACCAAAGAGACGCCTGTGATCCACACAGAGACAAAAACCATCACCTATGAGGCTGCAGAG GTTGACACTAATGGGGACGCAGACCCTGGGGTGCTGCTGAGTGCCCAGACCATCACCTCAGAAACCACCAGCACCACCACAACTACACACATCACAAAG ACGGTGAAAGGCGGAGTATCGGAGACAAGAATCGAAAAAAGGATCGTCATCACCGGAGATGCAGACATCGACCACGATGAG GCTCTGGCTCAGGCCATAAAGGAGGCTAAAGAACAGCATCCTGACATGTCAGTGACCAAAGTAGTGGTACATAAAGAGACAGAGATCACACCAGAGGAGGGGGAGGACTGA
- the epb41l3b gene encoding band 4.1-like protein 3b isoform X1, with protein MTTETGADSEAKQQQQQPQEKEETEKGKAKAAARTASPQNQPEQLPAAAGHSTPARKEQSQEPQEEDQVSHRSSTSRLSRSPLRGVKKVKIMQCKVTLLDGSDYTLSVEKRAKGHVLFDKVCDHLNLLEKDYFGITYRDIENQKNWLDPSKELKKQIRTGPWNFSFNVKFYPPDPSQLTEDITRYYLCLQLRDDVVSGRLPCSFATHTVLGSYTVQSELGDYDPEELGSDYISELRFAPNQTKELEEKVMELHKTYKGMTPAVAEMHFLENAKKLSMYGVDLHHAKLVGSLYECLAPSEGEDSEGVEIMLGVCASGLLIYRDRLRINRFAWPKILKISYKRNNFYIKIRPGEFEQFESTIGFKLPNHRAAKRLWKVCVEHHTFFRLVSPEAPPKKFLSLGSKFRYSGRTQAQTRRASSQIIRPAPFFERSSSKRYNMSRSLDGAPIMENHETLMKDNTADRAAKVIAKGDIITTVTTEKKAEEEKAEQEDAQMEIAETPEPADTTPLRQDTKSSPHVYTTVPLRSELSLPSSPVSSTKVRRRRRENARKRASSVSPAKSSVGCRRRQAHADRKAALLEEQALLLSARKQRLEQGKRRGGTLFSFSLHLPDLSSFLDEDGYITFPDLSEMRFLPECAQNFLPIKSPSLIPCFLFIFFFLLSTSFSVPYALTLSFPLALCLCYLEPKAASLTASIAQGYHDHDSSEEEETDSEQTDFAFDGEMTATESEADEDSEMRTQDTEPPAEMVKHQTNISELKRSFLETGASAQGLTEWEKRLSSSPVRSPRADEAPMIEPLDLQDTQDEQPEGEETKEEVEPKATEGKGYLVKYVVDSLVTDGATSSGPHGISLSTTMDDDVFMDGTLREVEEKTPDSQDEVSERSTVKVSPGAVRQEVSQAISDKRGTLIILKEAEDKTDAEDGVASGLDEKEEPAIPGDIEAVENESEDIREDTAAVTDAEITVTKTLSPKIEIKTDDMTQIKGIDSPKKAMASWISEVVTTAQGSDPVCVSTKEVKQHETTEETKQTANIFTFEQVQTELTKSSMTHITVTESSTASLAVSTLGWVSSSQKTSPDPEQKTVETVETVETKAAPAESTGPMSPEVCTKETPVIHTETKTITYEAAEVDTNGDADPGVLLSAQTITSETTSTTTTTHITKTVKGGVSETRIEKRIVITGDADIDHDEALAQAIKEAKEQHPDMSVTKVVVHKETEITPEEGED; from the exons AAACGAGCCAAGGGCCATGTGCTCTTCGATAAAGTTTGTGATCACCTCAATCTGCTGGAGAAGGACTACTTTGGCATCACATACAGAGATATAGAAAATCAGAAG AATTGGCTAGACCCTTCCAAGGAGCTGAAGAAGCAGATCAGGA CTGGTCCCTGGAACTTTTCTTTCAATGTGAAATTTTACCCTCCAGATCCCTCTCAGCTCACTGAGGACATCACAAG GTACTACCTGTGCCTGCAGCTCAGAGATGATGTGGTTTCCGGCCGCCTGCCATGCTCCTTCGCCACCCACACGGTGCTGGGATCCTACACGGTGCAGTCTGAGCTCGGAGACTATGACCCAGAGGAGCTGGGCAGCGACTACATCAGCGAACTGCGCTTtgcaccaaaccagaccaaagaGCTTGAGGAGAAGGTTATGGAGCTCCACAAGACCTACAA GGGGATGACACCAGCCGTCGCAGAGATGCACTTTCTGGAAAATGCCAAGAAGCTGTCTATGTACGGCGTGGACCTTCATCATGCCAAG TTGGTAGGGAGTCTCTATGAATGCTTGGCTCCATCTGAGGGAGAG GACTCTGAGGGTGTGGAGATCATGTTGGGAGTTTGTGCCAGTGGCCTCCTCATCTACAGGGACAGGTTGCGGATCAACAGATTTGCATGGCCCAAAATCCTCAAGATCTCCTACAAGAGGAACAACTTTTACATCAAAATCCGGCCTGGCGAG TTTGAGCAGTTTGAAAGCACAATTGGTTTCAAGCTCCCGAATCATCGTGCTGCCAAAAGGCTGTGGAAGGTCTGTGTTGAACATCACACCTTCTTCAG GCTCGTGTCCCCTGAGGCTCCCCCAAAGAAGTTCCTGAGCCTCGGCTCCAAGTTTCGCTACAGCGGCAGAACACAGGCTCAGACCCGCAGAGCCAGCTCTCAGATCATCAGACCTGCTCCATTCTTTGAGCGCTCCTCCAGCAAACGCTACAACATGTCCCGCAGCTTAGATGGAG CGCCCATCATGGAGAACCACGAGACTTTGATGAAGGACAACACCGCTGACAGGGCTGCCAAAGTCATCGCCAAGGGAGACATCATCACCACAGTAACAACAGAGAAGAAGGCAGAGGAAGAGAAGGCTGAGCAGGAGGATGCCCAGATGGAGATTGCAGAGACGCCAGAACCTGCAGATACAACACCACTCAGACAAGACACAAAG AGCTCCCCTCATGTGTACACAACTGTCCCCCTCCGCTCTGAGCTTTCACTCCCCTCATCTCCTGTTTCATCGACTAAAGTACGGCGGCGGCGCAGGGAGAATGCACGCAAACGGGCCTCATCAGTCAGTCCGGCCAAGAGCAGCGTCGGGTGCCGGCGCCGGCAGGCCCACGCGGACCGTAAAGCAGCCCTGCTGGAGGAGCAGGCGCTGCTGCTCTCCGCACGCAAACAGAGGCTGGAGCAGGGCAAACGCCGTGGTGGCACGCTCTTCTCCTTCTCCCTGCACCTCCCTGACTTGTCCTCCTTCCTGGATGAGGATGGCTACATTACCTTTCCCGATCTGTCAGAGATGCGCTTTCTCCCTGAGTGCGCGCAGAACTTCCTGCCCATTAAATCACCCTCGCTCATCCCCTGCTTCCTCTTCATATTCTTCTTCCTGCTGTCCACCTCCTTCTCTGTCCCCTATGCCCTCACACTGTCCTTCCCTCTGGCGCTGTGCCTCTGCTACCTGGAGCCCAAGGCAGCCTCCCTGACCGCCTCCATAGCCCAGGGCTACCATGACCATGACAGttcagaggaagaggag ACTGACAGCGAACAAACTGACTTTGCCTTTGACGGAGAGATGACTGCCACAGAG TCGGAAGCAGACGAGGACTCTGAGATGCGGACTCAG GACACCGAGCCCCCGGCGGAGATGGTCAAGCACCAGACCAACATCAGCGAACTGAAGCGCTCCTTCCTGGAGACGGGAGCCAGCGCACAGGGTCTCACAGAATGGGAGAAGAGACTCTCCTCGTCCCCTGTACGCTCACCCAGAGCAGATGAGGCACCGATGATAGAACCATTGGACCTGCAGGAT ACTCAAGATGAGCAGCCTGAGGGAGAGGAGACAAAAGAGGAAGTGGAGCCTAAAGCTACTGAg GGGAAAGGATATCTGGTGAAATACGTGGTGGATAGTTTGGTAACAGATGGGGCCACCTCCTCGGGGCCTCACGGGATCAGTCTGTCAACCACTATGGATGATGACGTTTTCATGGATGGGACCCTCAGGGAGGTTGAGGAGAAGACTCCCGATTCCCAGGATGAGGTATCGGAAAGGTCAACAGTGAAAGTCAGTCCTGGAGCTGTCAGACAGGAAGTGTCCCAGGCCATCAGCGACAAGAGAGGGACTCTGATCATCCTGAAGGAAGCGGAGGACAAAACGGACGCAGAGGACGGAGTCGCAAGTGGTTTAGATGAAAAAGAGGAGCCTGCTATCCCTGGAGACATTGAAGCTGTGGAGAATGAGTCTGAAGATATCAGAGAAGACACTGCCGCTGTCACAGACGCTGAAATCACAGTAACCAAGACGCTGAGTCCGAAGATAGAGATAAAAACTGATGACATGACTCAGATTAAAGGTATTGACTCACCCAAGAAGGCCATGGCTTCGTGGATTTCTGAGGTGGTGACGACAGCACAGGGGTCAGATCCTGTTTGTGTGTCGACCAAGGAAGTGAAGCAGCATGAAACTACTGAGGAGACGAAGCAGACAGCCAACATCTTTACCTTTGAACAAGTCCAGACGGAGCTGACAAAGTCCAGCATGACTCACATCACAGTTACTGAATCTTCAACAGCATCCTTAGCAGTG TCTACTCTTGGATGGGTTTCCTCTTCTCAAAAG ACGTCACCTGATCCAGAACAGAAGACTGTGGAGACTGTGGAGACTGTGGAGACGAAGGCAGCACCAGCCGAGTCAACAGGGCCAATG AGTCCTGAGGTGTGTACCAAAGAGACGCCTGTGATCCACACAGAGACAAAAACCATCACCTATGAGGCTGCAGAG GTTGACACTAATGGGGACGCAGACCCTGGGGTGCTGCTGAGTGCCCAGACCATCACCTCAGAAACCACCAGCACCACCACAACTACACACATCACAAAG ACGGTGAAAGGCGGAGTATCGGAGACAAGAATCGAAAAAAGGATCGTCATCACCGGAGATGCAGACATCGACCACGATGAG GCTCTGGCTCAGGCCATAAAGGAGGCTAAAGAACAGCATCCTGACATGTCAGTGACCAAAGTAGTGGTACATAAAGAGACAGAGATCACACCAGAGGAGGGGGAGGACTGA
- the epb41l3b gene encoding band 4.1-like protein 3b isoform X3, with protein sequence MTTETGADSEAKQQQQQPQEKEETEKGKAKAAARTASPQNQPEQLPAAAGHSTPARKEQSQEPQEEDQVSHRSSTSRLSRSPLRGVKKVKIMQCKVTLLDGSDYTLSVEKRAKGHVLFDKVCDHLNLLEKDYFGITYRDIENQKNWLDPSKELKKQIRTGPWNFSFNVKFYPPDPSQLTEDITRYYLCLQLRDDVVSGRLPCSFATHTVLGSYTVQSELGDYDPEELGSDYISELRFAPNQTKELEEKVMELHKTYKGMTPAVAEMHFLENAKKLSMYGVDLHHAKLVGSLYECLAPSEGEDSEGVEIMLGVCASGLLIYRDRLRINRFAWPKILKISYKRNNFYIKIRPGEFEQFESTIGFKLPNHRAAKRLWKVCVEHHTFFRLVSPEAPPKKFLSLGSKFRYSGRTQAQTRRASSQIIRPAPFFERSSSKRYNMSRSLDGAPIMENHETLMKDNTADRAAKVIAKGDIITTVTTEKKAEEEKAEQEDAQMEIAETPEPADTTPLRQDTKSSPHVYTTVPLRSELSLPSSPVSSTKVRRRRRENARKRASSVSPAKSSVGCRRRQAHADRKAALLEEQALLLSARKQRLEQGKRRGGTLFSFSLHLPDLSSFLDEDGYITFPDLSEMRFLPECAQNFLPIKSPSLIPCFLFIFFFLLSTSFSVPYALTLSFPLALCLCYLEPKAASLTASIAQGYHDHDSSEEEETDSEQTDFAFDGEMTATESEADEDSEMRTQDTEPPAEMVKHQTNISELKRSFLETGASAQGLTEWEKRLSSSPVRSPRADEAPMIEPLDLQDTQDEQPEGEETKEEVEPKATEGKGYLVKYVVDSLVTDGATSSGPHGISLSTTMDDDVFMDGTLREVEEKTPDSQDEVSERSTVKVSPGAVRQEVSQAISDKRGTLIILKEAEDKTDAEDGVASGLDEKEEPAIPGDIEAVENESEDIREDTAAVTDAEITVTKTLSPKIEIKTDDMTQIKGIDSPKKAMASWISEVVTTAQGSDPVCVSTKEVKQHETTEETKQTANIFTFEQVQTELTKSSMTHITVTESSTASLAVSTLGWVSSSQKTSPDPEQKTVETVETVETKAAPAESTGPMSPEVCTKETPVIHTETKTITYEAAEVDTNGDADPGVLLSAQTITSETTSTTTTTHITKTVKGGVSETRIEKRIVITGDADIDHDEN encoded by the exons AAACGAGCCAAGGGCCATGTGCTCTTCGATAAAGTTTGTGATCACCTCAATCTGCTGGAGAAGGACTACTTTGGCATCACATACAGAGATATAGAAAATCAGAAG AATTGGCTAGACCCTTCCAAGGAGCTGAAGAAGCAGATCAGGA CTGGTCCCTGGAACTTTTCTTTCAATGTGAAATTTTACCCTCCAGATCCCTCTCAGCTCACTGAGGACATCACAAG GTACTACCTGTGCCTGCAGCTCAGAGATGATGTGGTTTCCGGCCGCCTGCCATGCTCCTTCGCCACCCACACGGTGCTGGGATCCTACACGGTGCAGTCTGAGCTCGGAGACTATGACCCAGAGGAGCTGGGCAGCGACTACATCAGCGAACTGCGCTTtgcaccaaaccagaccaaagaGCTTGAGGAGAAGGTTATGGAGCTCCACAAGACCTACAA GGGGATGACACCAGCCGTCGCAGAGATGCACTTTCTGGAAAATGCCAAGAAGCTGTCTATGTACGGCGTGGACCTTCATCATGCCAAG TTGGTAGGGAGTCTCTATGAATGCTTGGCTCCATCTGAGGGAGAG GACTCTGAGGGTGTGGAGATCATGTTGGGAGTTTGTGCCAGTGGCCTCCTCATCTACAGGGACAGGTTGCGGATCAACAGATTTGCATGGCCCAAAATCCTCAAGATCTCCTACAAGAGGAACAACTTTTACATCAAAATCCGGCCTGGCGAG TTTGAGCAGTTTGAAAGCACAATTGGTTTCAAGCTCCCGAATCATCGTGCTGCCAAAAGGCTGTGGAAGGTCTGTGTTGAACATCACACCTTCTTCAG GCTCGTGTCCCCTGAGGCTCCCCCAAAGAAGTTCCTGAGCCTCGGCTCCAAGTTTCGCTACAGCGGCAGAACACAGGCTCAGACCCGCAGAGCCAGCTCTCAGATCATCAGACCTGCTCCATTCTTTGAGCGCTCCTCCAGCAAACGCTACAACATGTCCCGCAGCTTAGATGGAG CGCCCATCATGGAGAACCACGAGACTTTGATGAAGGACAACACCGCTGACAGGGCTGCCAAAGTCATCGCCAAGGGAGACATCATCACCACAGTAACAACAGAGAAGAAGGCAGAGGAAGAGAAGGCTGAGCAGGAGGATGCCCAGATGGAGATTGCAGAGACGCCAGAACCTGCAGATACAACACCACTCAGACAAGACACAAAG AGCTCCCCTCATGTGTACACAACTGTCCCCCTCCGCTCTGAGCTTTCACTCCCCTCATCTCCTGTTTCATCGACTAAAGTACGGCGGCGGCGCAGGGAGAATGCACGCAAACGGGCCTCATCAGTCAGTCCGGCCAAGAGCAGCGTCGGGTGCCGGCGCCGGCAGGCCCACGCGGACCGTAAAGCAGCCCTGCTGGAGGAGCAGGCGCTGCTGCTCTCCGCACGCAAACAGAGGCTGGAGCAGGGCAAACGCCGTGGTGGCACGCTCTTCTCCTTCTCCCTGCACCTCCCTGACTTGTCCTCCTTCCTGGATGAGGATGGCTACATTACCTTTCCCGATCTGTCAGAGATGCGCTTTCTCCCTGAGTGCGCGCAGAACTTCCTGCCCATTAAATCACCCTCGCTCATCCCCTGCTTCCTCTTCATATTCTTCTTCCTGCTGTCCACCTCCTTCTCTGTCCCCTATGCCCTCACACTGTCCTTCCCTCTGGCGCTGTGCCTCTGCTACCTGGAGCCCAAGGCAGCCTCCCTGACCGCCTCCATAGCCCAGGGCTACCATGACCATGACAGttcagaggaagaggag ACTGACAGCGAACAAACTGACTTTGCCTTTGACGGAGAGATGACTGCCACAGAG TCGGAAGCAGACGAGGACTCTGAGATGCGGACTCAG GACACCGAGCCCCCGGCGGAGATGGTCAAGCACCAGACCAACATCAGCGAACTGAAGCGCTCCTTCCTGGAGACGGGAGCCAGCGCACAGGGTCTCACAGAATGGGAGAAGAGACTCTCCTCGTCCCCTGTACGCTCACCCAGAGCAGATGAGGCACCGATGATAGAACCATTGGACCTGCAGGAT ACTCAAGATGAGCAGCCTGAGGGAGAGGAGACAAAAGAGGAAGTGGAGCCTAAAGCTACTGAg GGGAAAGGATATCTGGTGAAATACGTGGTGGATAGTTTGGTAACAGATGGGGCCACCTCCTCGGGGCCTCACGGGATCAGTCTGTCAACCACTATGGATGATGACGTTTTCATGGATGGGACCCTCAGGGAGGTTGAGGAGAAGACTCCCGATTCCCAGGATGAGGTATCGGAAAGGTCAACAGTGAAAGTCAGTCCTGGAGCTGTCAGACAGGAAGTGTCCCAGGCCATCAGCGACAAGAGAGGGACTCTGATCATCCTGAAGGAAGCGGAGGACAAAACGGACGCAGAGGACGGAGTCGCAAGTGGTTTAGATGAAAAAGAGGAGCCTGCTATCCCTGGAGACATTGAAGCTGTGGAGAATGAGTCTGAAGATATCAGAGAAGACACTGCCGCTGTCACAGACGCTGAAATCACAGTAACCAAGACGCTGAGTCCGAAGATAGAGATAAAAACTGATGACATGACTCAGATTAAAGGTATTGACTCACCCAAGAAGGCCATGGCTTCGTGGATTTCTGAGGTGGTGACGACAGCACAGGGGTCAGATCCTGTTTGTGTGTCGACCAAGGAAGTGAAGCAGCATGAAACTACTGAGGAGACGAAGCAGACAGCCAACATCTTTACCTTTGAACAAGTCCAGACGGAGCTGACAAAGTCCAGCATGACTCACATCACAGTTACTGAATCTTCAACAGCATCCTTAGCAGTG TCTACTCTTGGATGGGTTTCCTCTTCTCAAAAG ACGTCACCTGATCCAGAACAGAAGACTGTGGAGACTGTGGAGACTGTGGAGACGAAGGCAGCACCAGCCGAGTCAACAGGGCCAATG AGTCCTGAGGTGTGTACCAAAGAGACGCCTGTGATCCACACAGAGACAAAAACCATCACCTATGAGGCTGCAGAG GTTGACACTAATGGGGACGCAGACCCTGGGGTGCTGCTGAGTGCCCAGACCATCACCTCAGAAACCACCAGCACCACCACAACTACACACATCACAAAG ACGGTGAAAGGCGGAGTATCGGAGACAAGAATCGAAAAAAGGATCGTCATCACCGGAGATGCAGACATCGACCACGATGAG